From Cyclopterus lumpus isolate fCycLum1 chromosome 4, fCycLum1.pri, whole genome shotgun sequence, a single genomic window includes:
- the LOC117730031 gene encoding transcription factor jun-D-like: MMKKDINLSLADDADLKPHLRDAESLLSSPDLGLLKLASPELERLIIQSNGMVTTTPTIPQFLYPKTVTDEQEFAEGFVKALEDLHKQNQLSGAGQTNSSLELCANLGPVPVQPDLPVYTNLNSYGSGTLETTVNYSTDTVPFPPPPSHHLGAAPPQPEPSRVQPLKEEPQTVPDVQSFGESPPLSPIDIDIDIDIDIDSHDNVKAERKRLRNRIAASKCRMRKLERISRLEDKVKSLKNHNTDLTSTANLLRDQVAHLKQRVLTHVNSGCQVLPHEVQVH, encoded by the coding sequence ATGATGAAGAAGGATATTAACTTGAGCCTGGCGGACGACGCAGACCTCAAGCCGCATCTCCGCGACGCCGAGAGCCTCCTCAGCTCCCCGGACCTGGGGCTGCTCAAACTGGCCTCCCCGGAGCTGGAGAGGCTGATCATCCAGTCCAACGGAATGGTCACAACGACACCGACGATCCCCCAGTTCCTCTACCCGAAGACGGTGACGGACGAGCAGGAGTTCGCGGAGGGCTTCGTGAAGGCACTGGAGGATTTGCACAAGCAGAATCAGCTCAGCGGAGCCGGGCAGACGAACAGCAGCCTGGAGCTGTGCGCTAACCTCGGCCCGGTCCCCGTGCAGCCGGATCTACCGGTGTACACCAACTTGAACAGTTACGGTAGCGGGACACTGGAAACCACCGTCAACTACTCCACGGACACGGTCCCGTTCCCACCGCCTCCGTCGCATCATTTGGGGGCAGCCCCGCCGCAGCCAGAGCCGTCTCGGGTCCAGCCGCTGAAGGAGGAGCCTCAGACGGTGCCCGACGTCCAGAGCTTCGGGGAGAGCCCCCCGCTGTCCCCCATCGACATCGATATCGACATCGACATCGACATCGACTCACATGACAACGTGAAAGCCGAGAGAAAGAGGCTCAGGAACCGGATCGCAGCCTCCAAGTGTCGGATGCGCAAACTGGAGCGGATCTCCAGGCTGGAGGACAAGGTCAAGTCGCTGAAGAACCACAATACGGATCTGACCTCGACGGCGAACCTGCTCAGGGACCAGGTGGCCCACCTGAAACAGAGAGTCCTCACCCACGTCAACAGCGGCTGCCAGGTGCTGCCACACGAAGTTCAAGTGCACTAG